attatattttactttcttttacatACTTTCTATAAATAGTATCTTTGTAATCATCTCAAAAACTGGAGATTACATACATCTTAAagttaaaacaatgtattttaatcTCATAACAACTTGAATTGAATAAAAAAACTATGCctctatattttccaatttgttattgatattaaaattattttacatagtgTATCtacaggctcacgcctgttatcccagcactttgggaggctgaggtgggtggatccccaggtcaggagatcaagaccatctggtcaatatggtgaaatcccgtctctactaaaatacaaaaaattagccaggcatggtgacccatgcctgtagtaccaactactcagtaggctgaggcaggggaatcactagaacccaggaggcactccagcctgggagacagagtgagactccatctcaaaatatatgtatatatatatttccaaatactCAGTTTGGTCTTATTAATTATATTGACATTGTTATGCAACTTATCACTAGAGtgtttttatcttgcaaaactaaatCTCAGTACACATGAAACAACTAccaattctttgtattttgtggTTCTTTTCAAACACcgctctgttttctgtttctgagagtataattgctttatatatctcatccagtctctgtctttttgtgactgggtcattttattttgcatagtGTCATCAATATTTATCTTAATAGTTGTtacaatattttctactttttgaaaaCTGAGTGATATTCCTGTATTTTTGTGTCTACTGAATAATTTGGTGACACAAATTTGGATTACTTTTACCTATTGGCTTTCAGTAACAATGCTACAATAATTATGTGAAAGTTAATATAATATATGTGCTGCATTCTGTTTTATTAGTCTACTTTTTCAGCTTTATACTCataccaaattattttaattctgtagCTTTTGatgtgttttgaaatcagaaatggTAATGCCTCTAACATTGTTCCTGTTTTTGAAGATTGCTGGGTACTTTGTTGTCGGTTTGGATtccatatacttttaaatttgctgtttttatttctttgaaaatgcaattagtcatttgaaaaacattgcattaaatctgtaaattaaaTTGAGCAGTAAAGACatctacaaaatattatttatttctttttcaattgtttttgagatgaagttaaGTTTACCTGCCTTACCAGTTACCTTGTGCCATTTTGGTTAgtatgtttttgttacatttatatgtGCAGGAAGAAATTACAGCTTGAGGTATTTTGCGATGTCATCTTACTTATGTAGTTTGTATCATTTTATAGGTTAGGTTTGTAAAGTATATTTATCTGAGTCTAGCAATTGAAGcaatgtgtttttattgtttctttcagtTATGTGTTCTCATTTTGCCCAAGACCTTTGGCCAGAGCAGAACATAAAAGATTCTTTCCAAAAAATACCGAGAAGATATGAAAAACGTGGACATGGAAATGTACAGTTAATAAAATGGTGTGAAAGTGTGGATGAGTGTAAGGTGCACACAGGAGGTTATAATGGACTTAACCACTGTTGTACAACTACCCAGAGCAAAATGTTTCAATGTGATAAATACAGGAAAGTCTTtcataaattttcaaattcaaacAGACATAAGATAAGACATACtgaaaaaaaacctttcaaatgcatagaatgtggcaaagcttttaacctGTTCTCAACCCTTACTagacataagagaattcatactggagagaaaccctacatttgt
The nucleotide sequence above comes from Piliocolobus tephrosceles isolate RC106 unplaced genomic scaffold, ASM277652v3 unscaffolded_6845, whole genome shotgun sequence. Encoded proteins:
- the LOC113220617 gene encoding zinc finger protein 93-like produces the protein MLFILNKTGIVVSKPDLITRLEQGEKPLTMKRHEMVAKPPVMCSHFAQDLWPEQNIKDSFQKIPRRYEKRGHGNVQLIKWCESVDECKVHTGGYNGLNHCCTTTQSKMFQCDKYRKVFHKFSNSNRHKIRHTEKKPFKCIECGKAFNLFSTLTRHKRIHTGEKPYICEECGKAFKYSSTLTTHKRIHTGEKP